The segment TGTGGCGTTTGTTGCTGGACGTACGGCACCTTCGGGGAAACGTATGGGGCATGCGGGCGCCATTGTTATGGGTAAGGCGGGGACTGCGGCGGGCAAGATTGAAGCGTTTAGGACTGCTGGAGTAAAGGTTGCTGCAAGACCGAGTGACATTGCGGAGTTTTTAGCTGGGAAGGTGTGAGCGGGAAAGCTTAAATATAAGAATGATATATATTTCATATGAAAAATATGTCATCTATAAGCTCTGAGTGAGAAGAAGATGAAACACGACTTAAGCGAGACGTGCCACCTATTCTTTTCTACGCTATCCAATCCGACACGACTGGCGATTCTTGAACTTCTAAGAAAAAGACCAAAAAACGTAACTGAAATTGCTGAAGCTCTCAACCAGGAACAAAGCATGATTTCGCACAACCTTCGACCCTTAGAGAGATGTAAGTTTGTCTTCTCAGAAAAACGAAAAAGGGAACGAATCTACGCATTGAACAAAGAAACAATGGAGCCAATATTCAAAATCTTCTCTCATCACGCAAAGAAATATTG is part of the Candidatus Bathyarchaeota archaeon genome and harbors:
- a CDS encoding winged helix-turn-helix transcriptional regulator, which codes for MKHDLSETCHLFFSTLSNPTRLAILELLRKRPKNVTEIAEALNQEQSMISHNLRPLERCKFVFSEKRKRERIYALNKETMEPIFKIFSHHAKKYCPTRGECLTTRHLKERKKREAASPLYLSRH